The proteins below come from a single Streptomyces spongiicola genomic window:
- a CDS encoding FecCD family ABC transporter permease has product MGARRARTAALLLLAAAGLLVSVVTATLFGSADIQPLDVVSTILRHIGLDSIAPTAPLPGLHDALIWESRFPRVLLAAAVGMALAVSGAILQAVTRNPLADPYLLGVSSGASTGAVAVLLLGVGGSISLSTGAFAGGLVSFGVLLLLLGGGRVASPSRVVLTGVLVSQFFAAVTSVILMVGGDADSTRGFTYWLLGTLAGARWEGAAVTVVIILIGVVAVQFLAPALDAFTFGWDSAETLGVNVTAARVRLMVLTSVMTAAAVAASGAIGFIGLLVPHAVRILAGPTHRALLPLSAIVGAVFLIWVDVFARTAFAPHELPAGVITALLGAPAFALVLKRLES; this is encoded by the coding sequence GTGGGCGCGCGGCGCGCCCGCACGGCGGCGCTCCTCCTCCTGGCCGCGGCCGGACTGCTGGTGTCGGTCGTCACCGCGACACTGTTCGGGAGCGCGGACATCCAGCCCCTGGACGTCGTCTCGACGATCCTGCGGCATATCGGCCTGGACTCCATCGCCCCCACCGCGCCGCTCCCGGGACTCCATGACGCCCTGATCTGGGAGTCCCGCTTCCCGCGCGTGCTGCTGGCCGCCGCCGTCGGCATGGCCCTCGCGGTCTCCGGAGCGATCCTCCAGGCGGTCACCAGGAACCCCCTGGCCGACCCCTACCTGCTGGGAGTCTCCTCCGGCGCCTCCACCGGCGCGGTCGCCGTGCTCCTGCTGGGCGTCGGCGGAAGCATCTCCCTGTCGACCGGAGCCTTCGCCGGCGGCCTGGTCTCCTTCGGCGTACTGCTGCTCCTGCTCGGCGGGGGGCGCGTCGCCAGCCCCTCCCGCGTGGTGCTGACCGGCGTGCTGGTGTCCCAGTTCTTCGCCGCGGTCACCTCGGTGATCCTCATGGTCGGCGGGGACGCCGACTCCACCCGGGGCTTCACCTACTGGCTGCTCGGCACCCTCGCGGGCGCCCGGTGGGAAGGGGCGGCCGTCACCGTCGTGATCATCCTGATCGGGGTGGTCGCCGTGCAGTTCCTCGCGCCCGCCCTCGACGCCTTCACCTTCGGGTGGGACTCCGCCGAAACCCTGGGCGTCAACGTCACCGCGGCCCGCGTCCGGCTGATGGTGCTGACCTCGGTCATGACGGCGGCCGCCGTGGCCGCCTCCGGCGCGATCGGCTTCATCGGGCTGCTCGTCCCGCATGCCGTCCGCATCCTGGCCGGTCCGACGCACCGCGCCCTGCTTCCCCTGTCCGCGATCGTCGGCGCCGTCTTCCTCATCTGGGTGGACGTGTTCGCACGCACGGCGTTCGCGCCCCACGAACTGCCCGCCGGCGTCATCACCGCGCTGCTCGGCGCGCCCGCCTTCGCACTGGTCCTGAAGCGTCTGGAGTCCTGA
- a CDS encoding tannase/feruloyl esterase family alpha/beta hydrolase — translation MRLFRTTPRRAPVLTALLLALTSASFAGAVPAQAGAPPGHCARPDRLDVPGAAHQRSACLGDLTTAGLAGTAYTDMADQAGLAAAGTLNPSGVPGVQIDGYFPDGSRLNRTHGWNHDAQFVIRLPDRWNGGLVVTGAPGTRRQYATDALISDHVLAQGYAYAATDKGNTGPDFFTDGRSPGDAVAEWNRRVTELTLAAKSAARQRYGQAPDRTYMTGISNGGYLTRWQLENRPGLYDGGVDWEGALWTARGPNLLTDLPVTVARSLGQAGDEDLLAAGFAPGSEFLWPYHEKVYWGLTQKIFRAEFDPGYDRNCPGASAGSTLEEIFSACPSDAVYDLASRPASVRKALAKVALTGRIGKPMITLHGDLDTLLPIRRDSDVYAGMIGDRGRSQLHRYYTVEAGTHTDALYDTHPDRLRPILPCYRSAFAALTAWVEEGAAPPANRRIPRPAGGDVVNSCALS, via the coding sequence ATGCGTCTGTTCCGTACCACACCCCGGAGAGCACCGGTGCTCACCGCCCTGCTCCTGGCACTCACCTCCGCGTCCTTCGCGGGCGCCGTCCCGGCGCAGGCAGGGGCGCCGCCGGGCCACTGCGCCCGACCGGATCGGCTCGACGTGCCCGGCGCCGCACACCAGCGGTCGGCCTGCCTCGGAGACCTGACGACGGCCGGGCTGGCCGGAACTGCGTACACCGACATGGCGGACCAGGCGGGACTCGCGGCGGCCGGCACACTCAACCCCTCGGGGGTGCCGGGCGTGCAGATCGACGGCTACTTCCCCGACGGCTCCCGCCTCAACCGGACCCACGGCTGGAACCACGACGCCCAGTTCGTCATCAGGCTGCCCGACCGGTGGAACGGGGGGCTGGTGGTCACGGGCGCTCCGGGGACCCGCCGCCAGTACGCCACCGACGCTCTGATCTCCGATCACGTACTGGCCCAGGGGTACGCGTACGCCGCCACCGACAAGGGCAACACCGGGCCCGACTTCTTCACCGACGGCCGCTCCCCCGGTGACGCCGTCGCCGAGTGGAACCGCCGGGTGACCGAGCTGACGCTGGCGGCGAAGAGCGCCGCGCGGCAGCGCTACGGCCAGGCGCCGGACCGCACGTACATGACCGGAATCTCCAACGGCGGCTACCTCACGCGCTGGCAGCTGGAGAACCGCCCGGGCCTCTACGACGGGGGCGTGGACTGGGAGGGCGCCCTGTGGACCGCACGCGGTCCGAACCTTCTCACTGACCTGCCGGTCACGGTGGCCCGCAGCCTCGGTCAGGCCGGTGACGAGGACCTGCTGGCGGCCGGCTTCGCACCGGGCTCGGAGTTCCTCTGGCCGTATCACGAGAAGGTGTACTGGGGGCTGACGCAGAAGATCTTCCGCGCCGAGTTCGACCCCGGGTACGACCGGAACTGCCCGGGCGCCTCGGCCGGCTCCACCCTTGAGGAGATCTTCTCTGCCTGCCCCTCCGACGCCGTCTACGACCTCGCGTCCCGTCCCGCCTCGGTACGGAAGGCGCTGGCGAAGGTGGCGCTCACGGGCAGGATCGGCAAGCCGATGATCACACTGCACGGCGATCTCGACACCCTGCTGCCGATCCGGCGCGACTCCGACGTGTACGCGGGGATGATCGGCGACCGGGGGCGCTCGCAGCTGCACCGCTACTACACGGTCGAGGCGGGCACCCACACGGACGCCCTGTACGACACCCATCCGGACCGGCTGCGCCCGATCCTGCCGTGCTACCGGTCGGCGTTCGCCGCACTGACCGCCTGGGTGGAAGAGGGCGCGGCGCCGCCCGCGAACCGGAGGATCCCGCGGCCCGCGGGCGGCGATGTGGTGAACTCCTGCGCGCTGAGCTGA
- a CDS encoding GAF domain-containing protein, which translates to MTDPWVALEPDGDAGRRAGALRRAYEQFTAAGRVEAGVRPVVAESWRRSARARVAPEGRASVELHDDELAVYRDGHPLSRVMPLVRELMGVYAVDGEHLVAVCDAQARLLWVEGHPAARRRAGRMNFVEGARWAEAVAGTNAPGTALTVDRPVQVFAAEHFQRPVQDWTCAAAPVHDPHSGRLLGAVDITGGNGLAHPHSLAFVGAVARAAESQLALLAPRPRGGEAQLTALGRNEALLVLEGRRVRLSRRHSEILVMLAHRPEGLSGDELLLELYEDERITPVTLRAELSRLRALLGPRLLRSRPYRLGVAVDTDFGTVGRRLASGGLATALGGYTGPLLPASRAPGVVRLRERLRDQLRTAVIARGDPGLLADWAYSRWGEDDLAVWRALAAALPEHRRPAAQARARALDREFAEGTPSLGPE; encoded by the coding sequence TTGACGGACCCATGGGTGGCGCTGGAGCCCGACGGCGACGCCGGACGGCGGGCCGGTGCGCTGCGCCGGGCGTACGAGCAGTTCACGGCGGCGGGCCGGGTGGAGGCGGGAGTACGGCCCGTGGTGGCCGAGTCGTGGCGGCGCTCCGCGCGGGCCAGGGTCGCCCCGGAGGGCCGGGCCAGTGTGGAACTCCATGACGACGAACTGGCGGTGTACCGGGACGGGCATCCGCTGTCCCGGGTGATGCCCCTGGTCCGGGAGCTGATGGGCGTGTACGCCGTCGACGGCGAGCACCTGGTCGCGGTGTGCGACGCCCAGGCGCGGCTGCTGTGGGTGGAGGGCCACCCGGCGGCGCGGCGGCGAGCGGGGCGGATGAACTTCGTGGAGGGGGCGCGCTGGGCCGAGGCGGTGGCGGGGACGAACGCACCGGGCACGGCGCTCACGGTCGACCGCCCGGTGCAGGTGTTCGCGGCGGAGCACTTCCAGCGCCCGGTACAGGACTGGACGTGTGCCGCGGCCCCGGTCCACGACCCGCACAGCGGCCGGCTGCTGGGCGCGGTCGACATCACCGGGGGGAACGGACTGGCGCATCCCCACAGTCTGGCGTTCGTCGGTGCGGTGGCGCGGGCCGCCGAGTCGCAGCTGGCGCTGCTGGCACCCCGGCCCCGGGGCGGCGAGGCGCAGCTGACGGCACTGGGCCGAAACGAGGCGCTGCTGGTCCTTGAGGGCCGCAGGGTGCGGCTGAGCCGGCGGCACAGCGAGATCCTCGTGATGCTCGCCCACCGCCCCGAGGGGCTGAGCGGTGACGAGCTGCTGCTGGAGCTGTACGAGGACGAGCGCATCACCCCGGTCACGCTGCGCGCCGAGCTGTCCCGGTTGCGCGCACTGCTCGGCCCCCGGCTGCTGAGGTCCCGTCCGTACCGGCTGGGTGTCGCCGTCGACACCGACTTCGGCACCGTGGGCCGCCGCCTCGCCTCGGGTGGGCTCGCCACCGCGCTCGGCGGGTACACCGGGCCGCTGCTGCCCGCTTCCCGGGCGCCCGGCGTGGTACGGCTCCGCGAGCGGCTGCGGGACCAGCTGCGCACCGCCGTGATCGCCCGCGGCGACCCGGGGCTGCTGGCGGACTGGGCGTACAGCCGGTGGGGCGAGGACGATCTCGCCGTGTGGCGGGCCCTGGCCGCCGCCCTCCCCGAGCACCGCCGCCCCGCGGCGCAGGCCAGGGCCCGGGCCCTGGACCGGGAGTTCGCGGAGGGAACCCCCTCCCTCGGCCCGGAGTAG
- a CDS encoding class I SAM-dependent methyltransferase: MGRMTDDHRHVQEFFGARAAGWDTRFPDDGPAFAAAVAALAPRPGGVVLDAGCGTGRVLPLLREAVGPHGTVLGADLTPEMLLAAVRAGRGRDAALLLADVARLPLRTGAVDAVFASGLIAHLPNPAEGLRELARVVRAGGRLALVHPIGRAALADRQGRRLTPGDLRAEPNLGPLLAASGWRLVSYVDEEALFLALALRED; the protein is encoded by the coding sequence ATGGGGCGCATGACCGACGACCACAGACATGTACAGGAGTTCTTCGGCGCCCGCGCGGCGGGCTGGGACACCCGGTTCCCGGACGACGGCCCCGCCTTCGCCGCGGCCGTCGCGGCGCTGGCTCCGCGGCCCGGCGGTGTGGTGCTGGACGCCGGCTGCGGCACCGGACGCGTACTCCCCCTCCTGCGCGAGGCCGTCGGCCCGCACGGCACGGTCCTCGGCGCCGACCTGACTCCCGAGATGCTGCTGGCGGCGGTGCGCGCCGGACGCGGCCGCGACGCGGCGCTGCTGCTCGCCGACGTGGCACGGCTGCCGCTGCGCACGGGGGCCGTGGACGCGGTGTTCGCCTCGGGGCTGATCGCACATCTGCCGAATCCGGCCGAGGGTCTGCGTGAACTGGCCCGGGTGGTGCGTGCGGGAGGCCGTCTCGCCCTGGTGCACCCCATCGGCCGGGCGGCCCTGGCGGACCGGCAGGGCCGCCGGCTCACGCCAGGCGACCTGCGCGCCGAGCCCAACCTCGGCCCCCTGCTGGCCGCTTCGGGATGGCGGCTGGTCTCGTACGTCGACGAGGAGGCGCTCTTCCTCGCACTGGCGCTGCGGGAGGACTGA
- a CDS encoding ABC transporter ATP-binding protein — MGRITTTRLSWSVKGHRLLDGIDMAAPDGKTVGLLGPNGSGKSTLLRLLAGLRRPDTGTIRYDDTSLDDLGRRVRARRLAVVEQDVSAHHHVNVRQVVELGRTPFRGRFDALTERDRRIVDAALERTEISDKQHRSWHTLSGGEKQRTQLARALAQEPREILLDEPTNHLDIRHQLELLDLLTHLDVTCVVALHDLNLAARYCDHVVVLDRGQVAAGGSPEAVLTPDLIESVYGVRVLVDREPATGTLRITYLGATADRTAATQPQGR; from the coding sequence ATGGGCCGCATCACCACCACCCGACTCTCCTGGTCGGTCAAGGGCCACCGGCTGCTCGACGGCATCGACATGGCGGCCCCGGACGGGAAGACCGTCGGCCTCCTCGGCCCCAACGGCTCGGGCAAGTCGACACTGCTGCGCCTGCTCGCCGGTCTGCGCCGCCCCGACACCGGAACCATCCGCTACGACGACACCAGCCTGGACGACCTCGGCCGCAGGGTGCGGGCCCGGCGGCTCGCCGTCGTCGAACAGGACGTGTCCGCCCACCACCACGTCAACGTCCGCCAGGTCGTGGAACTCGGCCGCACACCGTTCCGCGGCCGCTTCGACGCGCTGACCGAGCGCGACCGGCGGATCGTCGACGCGGCGCTGGAACGGACCGAGATCAGCGACAAGCAGCACCGGAGCTGGCACACCCTCTCCGGAGGGGAGAAGCAGCGCACCCAACTCGCCCGCGCCCTCGCCCAGGAGCCCCGGGAGATCCTCCTCGACGAACCCACCAACCACCTCGACATCCGCCACCAGCTCGAACTGCTCGACCTGCTGACGCACCTGGACGTCACCTGCGTCGTCGCCCTGCACGACCTCAACCTCGCCGCCCGGTACTGCGACCACGTCGTCGTCCTCGACCGGGGGCAGGTGGCCGCCGGGGGCTCCCCGGAGGCCGTGCTGACCCCCGACCTGATCGAGTCGGTCTACGGCGTCCGGGTACTCGTCGACCGCGAACCCGCCACCGGCACCCTCCGCATCACCTACCTGGGCGCCACCGCCGACCGGACGGCCGCCACTCAACCGCAGGGACGTTGA
- the exaC gene encoding acetaldehyde dehydrogenase ExaC has protein sequence MTRYAAPGTEGAIVTYEPRYDHWIGGEFVPPARGMYFENPSPVNGKAFTEIARGTAEDVERALDAAHAAAPGWGRTAPDARANVLLRIADRMEARLEELAVAETWENGKPVRETLAADIPLAIDHFRYFAGVLRAQEGSLSEIDDDTVAYHFHEPLGVVAQIIPWNFPILMAVWKLAPALAAGNAVVLKPAEQTPASVHYWMGLVADLLPPGVVNIVNGFGAEAGKPLASSPRVAKVAFTGETTTGRLIMQYAAENIKPVTLELGGKSPNIFFDDVWSADDELRDKALEGFTMFALNQGEVCTCPSRALIQRGHYGEFLDAGIARTEAIVPGHPLDTDTMIGAQASNDQLQKILSYLDIGRQEGAKILTGGQRIEYDGELAGGYYVEPTIFEGDNRMRVFQEEIFGPVVAVTSFADFDDAIKTANDTLYGLGAGVWTRDVNQAYRAGRAIQAGRVWTNCYHAYPAHAAFGGYKQSGIGRETHKMMLDHYQQTKNLLVSYSPKKLGFF, from the coding sequence ATGACCCGCTACGCCGCGCCCGGCACCGAGGGTGCGATCGTCACGTACGAGCCCCGCTACGACCACTGGATCGGCGGCGAGTTCGTACCGCCCGCCCGCGGCATGTACTTCGAGAACCCGAGCCCCGTGAACGGGAAGGCGTTCACCGAGATCGCCCGCGGCACGGCCGAGGACGTCGAGCGGGCCCTGGACGCCGCGCACGCGGCGGCCCCCGGCTGGGGCCGCACGGCCCCCGACGCCAGGGCCAACGTCCTGCTGAGGATCGCCGACCGGATGGAGGCGCGTCTGGAGGAACTCGCGGTCGCGGAGACCTGGGAGAACGGCAAGCCGGTCCGGGAGACGCTGGCGGCAGACATCCCGCTGGCCATCGACCACTTCCGGTACTTCGCGGGTGTGCTGCGCGCCCAGGAGGGTTCGCTCAGCGAGATCGACGACGACACCGTCGCCTACCACTTCCACGAGCCGCTCGGCGTGGTCGCCCAGATCATCCCGTGGAACTTCCCCATTCTGATGGCCGTCTGGAAGCTCGCCCCGGCCCTGGCGGCCGGCAACGCGGTGGTGCTCAAGCCCGCCGAGCAGACGCCCGCCTCGGTCCACTACTGGATGGGTCTCGTCGCCGACCTGCTGCCGCCGGGAGTGGTGAACATCGTCAACGGCTTCGGCGCGGAGGCGGGCAAGCCCCTCGCGTCGAGCCCCCGGGTGGCGAAGGTCGCGTTCACCGGCGAGACCACGACGGGGCGGCTGATCATGCAGTACGCCGCGGAGAACATCAAGCCCGTCACCCTGGAGCTGGGCGGCAAGTCGCCGAACATCTTCTTCGACGACGTCTGGTCGGCCGACGACGAGCTGAGGGACAAGGCGTTGGAGGGGTTCACCATGTTCGCCCTCAACCAGGGCGAGGTGTGCACGTGTCCGTCGCGGGCGCTGATCCAGCGGGGCCACTACGGCGAGTTCCTCGACGCGGGCATCGCGCGTACCGAGGCGATCGTCCCGGGCCACCCCCTCGACACGGACACGATGATCGGGGCGCAGGCCTCCAACGACCAGTTGCAGAAGATCCTTTCGTATCTGGACATCGGCCGGCAGGAGGGCGCGAAGATCCTCACGGGTGGTCAGCGCATCGAGTACGACGGCGAGCTGGCGGGCGGCTACTACGTCGAGCCGACGATCTTCGAGGGCGACAACCGGATGCGGGTCTTCCAGGAGGAGATCTTCGGGCCGGTCGTCGCGGTGACCTCCTTCGCCGACTTCGACGACGCGATCAAGACGGCGAACGACACCCTCTACGGCCTCGGCGCCGGGGTCTGGACGCGCGACGTCAACCAGGCGTACCGCGCCGGCCGAGCGATCCAGGCCGGCCGGGTCTGGACGAACTGCTACCACGCCTACCCCGCGCACGCCGCCTTCGGCGGCTACAAGCAGTCAGGTATCGGCCGTGAGACGCACAAGATGATGCTGGACCACTACCAGCAGACGAAGAACCTGCTGGTGAGCTACTCGCCGAAGAAGCTCGGCTTCTTCTAG
- a CDS encoding ABC transporter substrate-binding protein, which produces MIIRTCTALAILAVAGCAADRSPDDGGQDAKSAKGAAAYPLTLENCGVDVTYKAAPEKVVTLNQTAAEILIHLGVGDRIIGSGYEIEKTPDAIAEQYGKIPQLSAKGDTVKHEKLLEAQPDFVYSSFASFLTKEEAGDRKELHDLGVPTYLTEFDCSYHEAVADADFDMLFEEYRRLGKIMNVPEAGEKLAAAQKALVDKAVGEVEKRDEPLKVMWFYSTFEGTPWAAGPGGLPQHISELVGVENIFADAKSKWAEVSWDEAAARNPDVIILADLTRGEPNDTAEEKIELLKKDPLTSKLPAVKGDRFITIPGTHMDPGYGSASAVPALVDGLNKLG; this is translated from the coding sequence ATGATAATCAGAACGTGTACGGCCCTGGCGATACTGGCGGTCGCGGGGTGCGCCGCAGACCGGTCCCCCGACGACGGCGGGCAGGACGCGAAGTCCGCGAAGGGCGCGGCGGCCTATCCGCTCACCCTCGAGAACTGCGGCGTCGACGTGACCTACAAGGCCGCGCCTGAGAAGGTCGTCACCCTCAACCAGACCGCCGCGGAGATCCTCATCCACCTCGGGGTGGGCGACCGGATCATCGGGTCGGGATACGAGATCGAGAAGACCCCGGACGCGATCGCCGAGCAGTACGGGAAGATCCCGCAGCTGTCTGCGAAGGGCGACACGGTCAAGCACGAGAAACTGCTGGAGGCGCAGCCCGACTTCGTCTACAGCTCGTTCGCGAGCTTCCTCACCAAGGAGGAGGCCGGCGACCGCAAGGAACTGCACGACCTGGGCGTGCCCACCTATCTGACCGAGTTCGACTGCTCCTACCACGAGGCCGTTGCCGACGCGGACTTCGACATGCTCTTCGAGGAGTACCGCCGACTGGGGAAGATCATGAACGTCCCCGAGGCGGGGGAGAAGCTCGCGGCCGCGCAGAAGGCCCTGGTGGACAAGGCCGTCGGCGAGGTCGAGAAGCGGGACGAGCCGTTGAAGGTGATGTGGTTCTACTCCACCTTCGAGGGCACTCCGTGGGCCGCCGGCCCCGGTGGCCTGCCGCAGCACATCTCGGAACTCGTCGGAGTCGAGAACATCTTCGCCGACGCCAAGTCCAAATGGGCCGAGGTGAGTTGGGACGAGGCCGCCGCCCGCAACCCGGACGTCATCATCCTGGCCGACCTCACCCGGGGCGAACCCAACGACACGGCCGAGGAGAAGATCGAACTGCTGAAGAAGGACCCCCTCACCAGCAAGCTCCCCGCGGTGAAGGGCGACCGGTTCATCACCATCCCCGGCACCCACATGGACCCGGGATACGGCAGCGCGTCCGCCGTTCCCGCGCTCGTCGACGGCCTGAACAAGCTCGGGTAG
- a CDS encoding VanW family protein: MASGTRASGSRRLALTVAGGAAVLAAGGLYAAGLAAADVPDGTRVRGVDIGGMSLPEARRTLDRELAGTFTAPLTLRIGDRVERAEPAALGLSVDTAATADNAASDSLDPVSVAGRLFGTENRDIEPVIRVDEEKNRTAIARMAATAERKVRDGGVSFEDGRATAVAPVTGTSLVEERAPDALLDGYRRGDRSPVVMPVKLTAPRTDLAETERAMNDFALPAMSGPVTLTLGGRAVTIGPSVLGRHLAMTPGEDGRLTPSLDAEGLLDDPGISARIREAAQGPRDAVLGLDGDRVVVTRQARTGYQVEERDFGKAVLPLLTREGAARTGEIPAKAVQPRFTGDTARRLGIREKVSSFTVDFPAAPYRVTNIARAVERIDGSVVLPGEEWSFDRTVGERTEENGFVDGIMINNGRYVKSPGGGVSAVATTMFNAVFFAGVKPVEYRAHSFYIERYPEGREATVAWGTLDLRWLNDSGSAVYVKAESTDTSVTISFLGTKKYDEVRATRGPRTNVEEPGTREDGGPQCEPQTPLEGFDVTVGRHFVKDGREVGREDFTTHYTPRDEVVCTPEEPAPGEGGAEPEHAAEDAGAVEPH; this comes from the coding sequence ATGGCAAGCGGAACCCGCGCATCCGGCAGCCGGCGGTTGGCTCTGACCGTCGCGGGCGGGGCGGCCGTCCTCGCCGCAGGCGGTCTGTACGCGGCCGGACTGGCGGCCGCGGACGTCCCCGACGGCACCCGGGTGCGTGGGGTCGACATCGGCGGGATGAGCCTGCCGGAGGCCCGGCGGACCCTGGACCGGGAACTCGCGGGGACGTTCACCGCTCCGCTCACGCTGAGGATCGGGGACCGGGTCGAGAGGGCTGAGCCGGCCGCGCTCGGTCTCTCCGTCGACACGGCGGCGACCGCGGACAACGCCGCCAGCGACTCGCTCGACCCCGTCAGCGTCGCAGGGAGGCTCTTCGGCACGGAGAACCGCGACATCGAGCCGGTGATACGCGTCGACGAGGAGAAGAACCGGACCGCGATCGCACGCATGGCCGCGACCGCCGAGCGGAAGGTGCGCGACGGCGGCGTATCGTTCGAGGACGGCCGGGCAACGGCGGTCGCGCCGGTCACCGGCACGTCCCTGGTGGAGGAGCGCGCCCCGGACGCCCTCTTGGACGGCTACCGGCGCGGGGACCGCTCGCCGGTCGTGATGCCGGTGAAGCTGACGGCTCCGCGCACCGACCTGGCCGAGACCGAGCGGGCCATGAACGACTTCGCCCTGCCTGCGATGTCCGGACCCGTCACCCTCACCCTCGGCGGCAGGGCGGTGACCATCGGACCGTCGGTCCTCGGTCGCCATCTGGCCATGACGCCGGGAGAGGACGGCCGGCTCACCCCGTCGCTCGACGCCGAGGGGCTGCTCGACGACCCCGGGATATCCGCCCGGATACGCGAGGCCGCGCAGGGCCCGCGCGATGCCGTACTCGGGCTCGACGGCGACCGGGTCGTCGTGACCCGGCAGGCCCGCACCGGCTACCAGGTCGAGGAACGGGACTTCGGCAAGGCCGTACTCCCCCTGCTGACCCGCGAGGGCGCGGCCCGCACCGGCGAGATCCCGGCGAAGGCCGTCCAGCCGCGGTTCACCGGCGATACCGCCCGGCGCCTCGGGATAAGGGAGAAGGTCTCCTCGTTCACCGTCGACTTCCCCGCGGCCCCCTACCGGGTGACCAACATCGCCCGCGCCGTGGAGCGGATCGACGGCTCCGTCGTCCTGCCGGGCGAGGAGTGGAGCTTCGACCGGACGGTCGGTGAGCGCACCGAGGAGAACGGCTTCGTCGACGGCATCATGATCAACAACGGCCGGTATGTGAAGTCTCCCGGCGGAGGTGTCTCGGCCGTCGCGACCACGATGTTCAACGCCGTGTTCTTCGCGGGGGTCAAGCCGGTGGAGTACCGGGCCCACTCGTTCTACATCGAGCGCTACCCGGAGGGCCGCGAGGCGACGGTGGCATGGGGCACCCTCGACCTGCGCTGGCTCAACGACTCCGGCAGCGCCGTCTATGTCAAGGCCGAGTCCACGGACACCTCGGTCACCATCTCCTTCCTCGGCACGAAGAAGTACGACGAGGTACGCGCGACCAGGGGACCGCGCACCAACGTCGAGGAACCGGGCACCCGCGAGGACGGCGGCCCGCAGTGCGAGCCCCAGACGCCACTCGAGGGCTTCGACGTCACGGTGGGGCGCCACTTCGTCAAGGACGGCCGCGAGGTCGGCCGGGAGGACTTCACCACCCACTACACACCGCGCGACGAGGTCGTCTGCACCCCGGAGGAGCCGGCCCCGGGCGAGGGCGGCGCTGAGCCCGAGCACGCTGCCGAGGACGCCGGCGCCGTCGAGCCGCACTGA